A genomic stretch from Microtus pennsylvanicus isolate mMicPen1 chromosome 11, mMicPen1.hap1, whole genome shotgun sequence includes:
- the Klhl11 gene encoding kelch-like protein 11 has product MAAAVAAAAAAAAAAASLQVLEMESMETAAIGSASLAADIRGGSTLDFGPGISAMEASGGDPGPEAEDFECSTHCSELSWRQNEQRRQGLFCDITLCFGGAGGREFRAHRSVLAAATEYFTPLLSGQFSESRSGRVEMRKWSSEPGPEPDTVEAVIEYMYTGRIRVSTGSVHEVLELADRFLLIRLKEFCGEFLKKKLHLSNCVAIHSLAHMYTLSQLAMKAAEMIRRNFYKVIQDEEFYTLPFHLIRDWLSDLEITVDSEEVLFETVLKWVQRNAEDRERYFEELFKLLRLSQMKPTYLTRHVKPERLVANNEVCVKLVADAVERHALRAENIQSGTLQHPASHVSLLPRYGQNMDVIMVIGGVSEGGDYLSECVGYFVDEDRWVNLPHIHNHLDGHAVAVTESYVYVAGSMEPGFAKTVERYNPNLNTWEHVCSLMTRKHSFGLTEVKGKLYSIGGHGNFSPGFKDVTVYNPELDKWHNLESAPKILRDVKALAIEDRYVYIAARTPVDRDTEDGLKAVITCYDTETRQWKDVESLPLIDNYCFFQMSVVNSNFYQTASCCPKSYSLENEEAVRKIAGQVSDEILESLPPEVLSIEGAAICYYKDDVFIIGGWKNSDDIDKQYRKEAYRYCAERKRWMLLPPMPQPRCRATACHVRIPYRYLHGTQRYPMPQNLMWQKDRIRQMQEIHRHALNMRRVPSSQIEC; this is encoded by the exons atggcggcggcggtggcggctgCGGCGGCTGCGGCGGCCGCGGCTGCGTCTCTCCAGGTACTGGAGATGGAGAGCATGGAGACTGCCGCCATCGGTTCGGCGAGCCTGGCTGCCGATATCCGAGGAGGTAGCACGTTGGACTTCGGGCCCGGGATCTCTGCCATGGAGGCGAGCGGGGGCGATCCAGGCCCAGAGGCCGAGGACTTCGAGTGCAGCACTCACTGCTCCGAGCTGTCCTGGCGGCAGAACGAGCAGCGGCGGCAGGGCCTGTTCTGCGACATCACCCTGTGCTTCGGGGGGGCCGGAGGTCGCGAGTTCCGTGCCCACCGCTCGGTGCTGGCCGCCGCCACCGAGTACTTCACGCCCTTGCTCTCCGGCCAGTTTTCCGAGTCGCGCTCCGGCCGGGTGGAGATGCGCAAGTGGAGCTCGGAGCCGGGACCCGAACCTGACACGGTGGAAGCCGTTATCGAGTACATGTACACCGGGCGCATCCGAGTGAGCACCGGCAGCGTGCACGAGGTGCTGGAGCTGGCCGACAG ATTCTTACTGATTCGTTTAAAAGAATTTTGTGGAGAATTTCTCAAGAAAAAACTTCATCTCTCAAATTGTGTGGCCATTCATAGTTTAGCCCACATGTACACCCTGAGTCAGCTTGCTATGAAAGCTGCAGAAATGATCCGGAGAAATTTCTATAAAGTCATTCAGGATGAAGAATTTTATACTTTACCTTTCCATCTCATTCGAGACTGGCTTTCGGATTTGGAAATTACCGTGGATTCTGAAGAAGTTCTTTTTGAAACGGTTTTGAAGTGGGTTCAGAGAAATgctgaagacagagagagatactTTGAAGAACTTTTTAAATTGCTCAGGTTGTCCCAGATGAAACCCACCTACCTTACACGGCATGTCAAACCAGAGCGTCTGGTGGCCAATAATGAAGTTTGTGTCAAGCTGGTGGCTGATGCAGTGGAGAGGCATGCACTCAGAGCAGAGAACATACAGTCTGGCACACTCCAGCATCCCGCATCCCATGTCTCACTCTTACCTCGCTACGGACAAAACATGGACGTAATCATGGTTATTGGAGGTGTGTCAGAAGGAGGAGACTATTTAAGTGAGTGTGTGGGATATTTTGTTGACGAGGACAGATGGGTCAATCTGCCCCACATTCATAATCACCTTGATGGACATGCTGTTGCAGTAACAGAATCTTATGTGTATGTTGCTGGCTCGATGGAACCAGGCTTTGCTAAGACTGTGGAAAGGTACAACCCAAACTTGAATACATGGGAACACGTTTGTAGTCTGATGACGAGAAAGCATTCTTTTGGGCTAACAGAAGTCAAGGGGAAGCTGTATAGCATTGGAGGACATGGCAATTTTAGCCCTGGCTTTAAAGATGTGACTGTTTACAATCCCGAGCTTGATAAATGGCACAACTTAGAATCGGCACCAAAGATTCTTCGCGATGTCAAAGCACTAGCTATTGAAGACCGGTATGTGTACATTGCTGCCCGCACTCCTGTGGACCGGGACACCGAGGATGGATTGAAGGCTGTAATTACTTGTTATGATACAGAGACTCGACAGTGGAAAGATGTAGAATCTTTACCACTTATTGACAATTACTGTTTTTTCCAGATGTCTGTGGTCAATTCAAACTTTTATCAGACAGCATCTTGCTGTCCCAAGAGTTATTCTTTAGAAAACGAAGAGGCAGTAAGAAAAATTGCCGGTCAGGTGTCTGATGAAATCCTTGAAAGCTTGCCTCCAGAAGTCCTGAGCATTGAAGGAGCAGCCATTTGCTATTATAAAGATGATGTCTTCATTATTGGAGGCTGGAAAAACAGCGATGATATTGACAAACAGTATCGGAAAGAGGCCTACCGATACTGTGCTGAGAGAAAGAGGTGGATGCTCCTTCCTCCCATGCCTCAGCCCCGTTGTAGAGCCACCGCTTGTCACGTTAGGATCCCCTACCGGTATCTGCATGGCACACAAAGATACCCTATGCCTCAAAATTTAATGTGGCAGAAGGACCGTATCAGACAGATGCAAGAGATACACCGGCACGCCCTGAACATGCGGAGAGTGCCAAGTTCCCAAATTGAATGCTAA